From a single Granulicella aggregans genomic region:
- a CDS encoding REP-associated tyrosine transposase — MPNNLKRYQESGSYHFVTFSCYHRLPYLDDDLIRMTFLDRLEWLRQKHEFYVFGYVLMPEHVHLLVSEPKRYKLAAALNVLKVEVSKQAKGNRKQFWQTRYYDFNVVTSAKLVEKLRYMHRNPVKRGLVAEPQDWHWSSICHYLTGVVGRVEIESEWTWNRRERASSHP, encoded by the coding sequence ATGCCCAACAACCTCAAGCGATATCAGGAGAGTGGGAGCTATCACTTCGTCACCTTCAGTTGCTATCACCGCCTGCCATATCTGGACGATGACCTGATCCGAATGACGTTCTTAGACCGGCTGGAATGGTTGAGACAGAAGCATGAGTTCTATGTCTTTGGATACGTTCTGATGCCGGAGCACGTCCATCTGCTTGTTTCGGAGCCGAAGCGATACAAACTCGCGGCGGCCCTCAATGTGCTCAAGGTCGAGGTGTCCAAGCAGGCGAAGGGCAACCGGAAGCAGTTCTGGCAGACGCGGTACTACGACTTCAATGTGGTGACCTCTGCCAAGCTGGTCGAGAAGCTACGCTACATGCACCGCAATCCGGTGAAGCGCGGTCTGGTGGCGGAGCCGCAGGATTGGCATTGGTCGAGCATCTGCCACTACTTGACGGGAGTCGTTGGAAGAGTCGAGATTGAGTCGGAGTGGACATGGAACCGCCGGGAGAGAGCGTCGTCCCACCCATGA
- a CDS encoding virulence factor: protein MFAIAFDLVVADALEHHPKGVRAAYDEVEQSLLQFEFKRVQGSVFLSESEDLANLMLAMNALKALPWFPKVVRDIRAFRVEQWSDFTGFMKG from the coding sequence GTGTTTGCGATTGCGTTCGATCTGGTTGTGGCCGATGCCTTGGAGCATCACCCGAAAGGTGTTCGGGCAGCTTATGACGAAGTGGAGCAGAGCCTCTTGCAATTTGAGTTCAAGAGGGTGCAGGGCAGCGTATTCCTGAGCGAGAGTGAAGACCTCGCGAACCTGATGCTGGCGATGAATGCTCTGAAGGCCCTGCCGTGGTTCCCCAAGGTGGTTCGGGACATCCGGGCGTTCCGCGTCGAGCAATGGTCGGACTTCACGGGGTTTATGAAGGGGTAG
- a CDS encoding DUF5397 domain-containing protein: MAAQPQTEVSPSRKDLTGTLKTFGPSGPMYEVLGPAERSVQGKESVTIRVFGTGEVTAYPVEEMLQDPEAV; the protein is encoded by the coding sequence ATGGCCGCTCAACCACAGACCGAAGTTTCACCCTCAAGAAAAGACCTGACGGGAACACTCAAGACATTCGGCCCCTCAGGCCCGATGTACGAGGTCCTCGGGCCAGCCGAGCGTTCAGTGCAAGGCAAGGAGTCCGTAACTATCCGGGTCTTTGGTACGGGTGAAGTTACCGCCTATCCGGTGGAAGAGATGCTTCAGGACCCCGAGGCCGTATAG
- a CDS encoding M28 family peptidase, whose translation MNLRTATTLLALTTSISGYAWAQVPPEVAKAEASIDAEKIRAHVRFLADDLLEGRGPGLRGSELAAKYIATEFALSGLKPAGDNGSYFQQVRFFGMTVKRDASSVAFVSKSGSPIDLKFGPDYVVNNPRHETVANIDAPIVFVGYGVTAPEFGWDDYAGVDVKGKVVLIIVGDPPSDDPKFFGGKALTYYGRWTYKYEQAARKGAIGALIIHRTDLASYGWSVVQNSGAGEKTFLADDAKPVVEAAAWIHHDVADKLFAAAAMPATDAEIDAAGRRGFKAIELPVHLKAHIESTVRPFESANVVGILPGEMKGKDQAVMYSAHYDHLGFVPGMAGDNIYNGAADNATGCGILIELARVWAGLKPPHSVIFAAVTAEEQGLLGSEYLGQHPPIPAGQIALDLNYDDIQPFGDPLETNVAGSERTSFYPTVEATAKRFHLAIVPDAHPEAGHYYRSDHFSFARVGVPSFSVGEGTLFAGHDAAWGLAKEDDYVAHRYHNFSDNYTPDMDFTSNAKLAKFGMELGWEALSAPKTVEWKAGDEFEGARKTSQQR comes from the coding sequence ATGAACCTTCGCACAGCAACTACTCTTCTTGCGCTGACGACATCAATCTCTGGATACGCATGGGCGCAGGTTCCGCCCGAGGTCGCGAAGGCCGAAGCTAGCATTGACGCCGAGAAGATCCGCGCGCATGTGCGCTTCCTCGCCGACGACCTGCTGGAGGGCCGCGGTCCCGGGCTTCGGGGCAGTGAGCTTGCGGCGAAGTATATTGCCACGGAGTTCGCGCTTTCCGGGCTGAAGCCTGCGGGCGACAACGGAAGCTACTTCCAGCAGGTCAGATTTTTTGGAATGACCGTAAAGCGTGATGCGTCGTCAGTGGCATTCGTGTCGAAGAGCGGTTCGCCGATTGATCTGAAGTTCGGGCCGGACTACGTCGTCAACAATCCTCGACATGAGACTGTTGCGAACATCGACGCTCCCATCGTCTTCGTTGGCTACGGCGTGACCGCGCCGGAGTTTGGTTGGGACGACTACGCGGGCGTCGATGTGAAGGGCAAGGTGGTGCTGATCATCGTCGGCGATCCGCCGTCTGATGATCCGAAGTTCTTCGGCGGCAAGGCTCTGACCTACTACGGACGCTGGACCTACAAGTACGAGCAGGCGGCGCGGAAGGGCGCGATTGGCGCGCTGATCATTCATCGCACTGACCTTGCCAGCTATGGTTGGAGTGTGGTGCAGAACTCGGGTGCAGGAGAGAAGACCTTCCTTGCGGACGATGCCAAGCCGGTGGTCGAGGCCGCCGCGTGGATTCATCACGATGTCGCAGACAAGCTCTTCGCCGCCGCTGCTATGCCTGCGACCGATGCTGAGATTGATGCAGCTGGCAGGCGGGGCTTCAAGGCGATCGAACTGCCGGTGCATTTGAAGGCGCATATCGAGAGCACGGTACGGCCGTTTGAGTCGGCGAACGTTGTAGGAATTCTGCCGGGCGAGATGAAGGGCAAAGATCAGGCCGTGATGTACTCGGCGCACTACGATCACCTGGGTTTTGTTCCTGGCATGGCGGGCGACAACATCTACAACGGCGCGGCGGACAACGCGACCGGCTGCGGCATTCTGATCGAGCTGGCGAGAGTATGGGCGGGGCTGAAGCCGCCGCACTCAGTCATCTTCGCGGCGGTCACTGCGGAGGAGCAGGGGCTGCTAGGCTCGGAGTATCTCGGCCAGCATCCGCCGATCCCAGCCGGTCAGATCGCGCTCGATCTGAACTACGACGACATCCAGCCCTTCGGCGATCCTTTGGAGACGAACGTCGCCGGCTCAGAGAGGACGAGCTTCTACCCCACGGTCGAAGCGACGGCCAAGCGCTTCCATCTGGCCATCGTCCCGGACGCGCACCCCGAGGCCGGCCACTACTATCGCAGCGACCACTTCAGCTTCGCCCGCGTCGGCGTGCCGTCGTTCTCGGTGGGCGAAGGGACGCTCTTCGCCGGGCACGATGCGGCGTGGGGACTTGCGAAGGAGGACGACTACGTGGCCCACCGCTACCACAACTTCAGCGACAACTACACGCCGGACATGGACTTCACCAGCAACGCGAAGCTGGCGAAGTTTGGCATGGAGCTGGGGTGGGAGGCGCTGAGCGCTCCGAAGACGGTGGAGTGGAAGGCGGGGGATGAGTTTGAGGGCGCGCGGAAGACGAGCCAGCAGAGGTAA
- a CDS encoding A/G-specific adenine glycosylase, with protein sequence MGRRTEVGPEVDPALFQRNLMEWYRVHARKLPWRGAVDPYCIWLSEIMLQQTRVASVIEHYHEFLLKFPTLLALALAPEHEVLAAWSGLGYYRRARMLHKAAQFITEELGGVLPTNSVALRTLPGVGEYTSAAIASIAFGESVAVVDGNVERVLLRLTGRAEDRTAAGRAFLRTTAQQLIPASIDAGSAINPGVAGKGKQIAAARPRRNPPGDHNQAMMELGATICLPRAPLCLHCPVRSLCITKGEHSTSPRAKLRSREVAFLLSVRKRGVATEVLLAQRPAEASLMAGMYELPPLPLDAEADEMASREPLLRIRHAITNTNYYARVYAPMGPSDKALRRAVPIAKADLHWVRTATLLELPLTGLCRKVLQRLDVMPVRPLRAPVVTEKTTAEFHAQSSRARPVVDEDEDHDSF encoded by the coding sequence ATGGGACGACGTACGGAAGTGGGGCCAGAAGTAGATCCAGCCTTGTTTCAACGCAACCTGATGGAGTGGTACAGGGTGCATGCGCGTAAACTTCCGTGGCGCGGTGCGGTCGACCCCTATTGCATATGGCTCTCGGAGATCATGCTACAACAGACGCGCGTCGCCTCTGTGATTGAGCACTATCACGAGTTTCTGCTCAAATTCCCTACTTTATTGGCGCTTGCTCTTGCTCCGGAACATGAGGTGCTCGCAGCCTGGAGTGGCCTTGGCTACTACCGTCGCGCTCGCATGTTGCACAAGGCGGCACAGTTTATTACGGAGGAGCTTGGCGGCGTTCTGCCAACAAATTCGGTGGCGCTCCGTACCCTTCCCGGCGTTGGAGAATATACCTCGGCGGCTATCGCCAGCATTGCCTTTGGTGAGAGTGTTGCTGTCGTCGATGGGAACGTGGAGCGTGTGCTGCTTCGCTTGACCGGGCGAGCCGAGGACCGAACCGCCGCAGGGCGAGCGTTCCTGCGAACGACCGCGCAACAGCTCATTCCGGCGTCGATCGACGCTGGTTCCGCGATCAATCCGGGAGTGGCAGGCAAGGGCAAGCAAATTGCGGCAGCCCGGCCAAGGCGCAACCCTCCGGGCGATCACAACCAGGCGATGATGGAGCTTGGCGCGACGATCTGCCTTCCGCGAGCGCCGCTCTGTCTCCACTGTCCGGTGCGCTCGCTTTGCATCACGAAAGGAGAGCACAGCACGTCTCCGCGAGCGAAGCTGAGGAGCCGCGAGGTCGCCTTCCTGCTCTCGGTTCGAAAGCGCGGAGTCGCGACCGAGGTTCTACTTGCCCAGCGACCGGCGGAGGCAAGCCTGATGGCGGGAATGTACGAGCTGCCGCCGCTTCCTCTGGACGCGGAGGCAGACGAGATGGCGAGCCGCGAGCCGCTGCTGCGGATTCGGCATGCGATCACAAACACGAACTACTATGCCCGCGTCTATGCGCCGATGGGGCCTTCGGACAAGGCGCTACGCCGTGCCGTGCCCATAGCGAAGGCAGACCTTCACTGGGTTCGAACGGCAACGCTTCTGGAGTTGCCGCTAACCGGACTCTGCCGCAAGGTCCTGCAGCGGCTGGACGTGATGCCGGTCAGGCCGTTGCGTGCCCCGGTCGTTACTGAGAAGACGACTGCGGAGTTCCATGCGCAGTCGAGCAGAGCCAGGCCGGTCGTCGACGAGGACGAAGACCACGATTCGTTTTAG
- a CDS encoding YdeI/OmpD-associated family protein, protein MKKLATRGASESRGESARIDEYIADAPVFAQPILAHVRALVHRASPEISEEIKWSQPFFLYRGSLLCFMAAFKQHCSFGFWSSEMAAVMKQDGRAGEDGAKGSRGAFGRIASIADLPSDKVMLGYVRQAIALSESTDPKPAKVRKPKPEVEPPPELLVAIEEKPGAAEAFATLSPSCRREYVNWILEAKRAETKERRIQTAVQWITEGKSLNWKYENC, encoded by the coding sequence ATGAAAAAGCTGGCCACCCGTGGAGCTTCCGAATCTCGTGGTGAGTCCGCGCGTATCGACGAGTACATCGCCGATGCGCCTGTCTTTGCCCAGCCCATCCTCGCGCACGTGCGGGCACTGGTGCATCGAGCATCGCCGGAGATCTCCGAGGAGATCAAGTGGAGTCAACCGTTCTTTCTCTATCGCGGATCGCTGCTATGCTTCATGGCCGCGTTCAAGCAGCACTGCAGCTTCGGCTTTTGGAGCTCTGAGATGGCCGCGGTGATGAAGCAGGATGGCCGCGCAGGGGAAGATGGCGCCAAGGGATCCCGAGGCGCGTTCGGCAGGATTGCGTCGATAGCCGATCTTCCTTCCGATAAGGTGATGCTCGGGTACGTGCGGCAGGCGATCGCCCTCAGCGAATCGACTGACCCGAAGCCGGCCAAGGTGCGCAAGCCAAAGCCCGAAGTAGAGCCGCCGCCTGAGCTCCTTGTTGCAATTGAAGAGAAGCCGGGCGCCGCCGAAGCCTTTGCCACGCTGTCGCCAAGCTGCCGCCGTGAGTACGTAAACTGGATACTCGAAGCGAAGCGCGCCGAGACGAAGGAGCGCCGGATTCAGACCGCGGTGCAATGGATTACTGAAGGCAAATCGCTGAATTGGAAGTATGAAAACTGCTGA
- a CDS encoding L,D-transpeptidase family protein: protein MHSIRTVRLRPSSRTIATATLLAALLFVDGCHRHRKTVSAPNTTDYADNIEAVTKSPTLSILRWPNYSDYQPAVATFYDDRNNEVAWTRDGKPTKQALAFIQAFKDAAAKGLNPEDYDASRWPARIQKLAGKNEDDFAQFDVAMTIAVMRYISDLHIGRVNPTHFNFDIDVNTKKYDLAEFVSDQAVDADDVPKLVASVEPNSEQYRKTEAALAHYLDLAKQQTQSNAAPLTVVAKPVSVGESLAEAPALLDRLKLEGDAPTDETATTVYDKALSESVKRYQHRHGITEDGKLTPQTVKSLNVPLSARVTQLQDSLERWRWLPDQYLNARIIVNLPEFVLHAYDAQHQPEFTMKVVVGKVIGEHETPVFAHMMKYLVFRPYWSVPVDIARKELVPHIVTNKGYLATKNFEVTNTKGDVLTDYTAHQVAQGAVMVREKPGPKNSLGLVKFMFPNQYDVYLHSTPATELFNRTRRDFSHGCVRVQEPAKLAAWVLDGQKDRDNEDWDLDKVTEAMNKGPDNHQVNLKTPIPIVIFYVTGFVEDDGDTHFFDDIYGYDAQLQAVLAKGMPYPVKREPIVAKTAPGDTL from the coding sequence ATGCACTCGATCAGGACAGTAAGACTCCGCCCCTCTTCTCGCACCATTGCGACGGCAACTCTCCTCGCGGCTCTGCTGTTTGTGGATGGCTGCCACCGCCATCGCAAGACCGTCTCCGCACCGAACACGACGGACTATGCCGACAACATTGAGGCCGTGACGAAGTCGCCGACGCTATCAATCTTGCGCTGGCCGAACTACTCCGACTACCAGCCTGCGGTCGCGACCTTCTATGACGACCGCAACAACGAGGTCGCCTGGACACGCGACGGCAAGCCGACGAAGCAGGCGCTCGCATTCATCCAGGCCTTCAAGGATGCCGCAGCGAAGGGGTTGAACCCGGAGGACTACGACGCCTCCCGCTGGCCGGCGCGCATCCAGAAGCTGGCTGGCAAGAACGAGGACGACTTCGCGCAGTTCGATGTGGCGATGACGATTGCCGTGATGCGCTATATCTCCGATCTGCACATCGGCCGTGTGAATCCGACGCACTTTAACTTCGACATCGACGTGAATACGAAGAAGTACGATTTGGCCGAGTTTGTCTCCGACCAGGCCGTCGACGCGGACGACGTGCCGAAGTTGGTGGCATCCGTCGAGCCGAACTCGGAGCAGTACCGCAAGACGGAGGCGGCACTCGCGCATTATCTCGATCTGGCGAAGCAGCAGACCCAATCGAACGCCGCGCCGCTGACCGTTGTCGCGAAGCCCGTGAGCGTGGGCGAATCGCTTGCGGAGGCTCCGGCGTTGCTGGATCGCCTAAAACTGGAGGGGGATGCGCCCACAGACGAGACAGCAACAACCGTTTATGACAAGGCTCTATCTGAATCAGTGAAGCGGTATCAGCATCGCCACGGCATCACCGAAGATGGCAAGCTGACTCCGCAGACGGTTAAGTCACTGAACGTGCCGTTATCGGCGCGCGTAACGCAGTTGCAGGACTCGCTGGAACGCTGGCGCTGGCTACCGGATCAGTATCTGAATGCGCGAATCATCGTGAACCTGCCGGAGTTTGTACTGCACGCTTACGACGCGCAGCATCAGCCCGAGTTCACCATGAAGGTCGTTGTGGGCAAGGTGATAGGAGAGCACGAGACACCGGTCTTCGCGCACATGATGAAGTATCTCGTGTTCCGGCCTTACTGGAGCGTTCCGGTCGATATCGCGCGCAAGGAACTTGTTCCTCATATCGTTACAAATAAGGGCTATCTCGCGACCAAGAACTTCGAGGTGACGAACACGAAGGGCGATGTGCTTACTGACTACACGGCTCACCAGGTCGCGCAGGGTGCGGTGATGGTGCGGGAGAAGCCTGGGCCTAAGAACTCGCTGGGGCTGGTGAAGTTCATGTTCCCCAATCAGTACGATGTTTATCTGCATTCGACGCCCGCAACCGAACTCTTCAACCGCACCCGGCGCGACTTCAGCCATGGCTGCGTCCGCGTGCAGGAGCCGGCGAAGCTGGCGGCATGGGTGCTCGATGGGCAGAAGGATAGGGACAACGAGGATTGGGACCTCGATAAAGTAACCGAGGCGATGAACAAAGGCCCCGATAACCACCAGGTCAATCTGAAGACGCCGATTCCGATCGTCATCTTCTACGTCACCGGCTTCGTCGAGGACGATGGCGACACCCATTTCTTCGACGACATCTACGGCTACGATGCGCAGCTACAGGCTGTACTCGCGAAGGGAATGCCTTACCCGGTGAAGCGAGAGCCGATCGTGGCGAAGACGGCTCCCGGCGACACGCTGTAA